Genomic segment of Candoia aspera isolate rCanAsp1 chromosome 2, rCanAsp1.hap2, whole genome shotgun sequence:
tctccccagtgtggatccttttatgggaagtaaggttcCCATtctgagtaaagctctttccacaatcCATGCATTTATACGGCTTCTGCTTcatgtggatccttttatgggaagtaagattaGTACTCatactaaagctctttccacactccatgcatttgtatggtttctctcctgtgtggatccttttatgggaaatcaGGTCAGTGTTCCTCCTGAAGTTCATTCCACACTCCATACaattatatggtttctcccctgtgtggactcTCTTATGGGTCAAGAGATTGCTGCTATTTtggaaactctttccacactccacacacttatacggtttctcccctgtatgaaTCATTTTATGGGAAGCAAGGGCACTGTTCCACCTGAAGCCttttccacattccatgcatttatatgcttTCTCAccggtgtggatccttttatgggaagcaaGGGAACTGCTCatactaaagctctttccacactctataCATTTATAAgccttctccccagtgtggatccttttatggtaaGTAAGGTCACTGCTCctcctgaaactctttccacactcagtGCATTTATAAGTTTTCTCTCCtgagtggatccttttatgggaagtaaaggAACTGCTCTgtgtgaagctctttccacactccatacagtgatatggtttctcccccgtgtgcaCCCTCTTATGGCTCGAAAGGCTGCTGCTATttttgaagctctttccacacacggtgcatttatatggtttctcccctgtgtggatccttttgtgGGAAGCAAGGGAACTACTTTTTCGAAATATTTTCCCACAGTCcctacatttatatggcttctcccctgtgtggatccttctgTGGGAAATGAGGTCACTGCTCTGAGTaaaactcttcccacactccatgcatttatgtggcttctcccctgtgtgtgtTCTTTTATGTGAAGTAAGGGACCAAAATACACGGAAACTCTTCCCACACACCGGGCACTGGAACGGCTTCTCCCCAGTGTGAATGGTTTGATGGGAAGTAAGGCGCCTGCTCGTAtggaagctttttccacactccctGCATTTGTATGATTTCTCTGGTGTGTGGATCCCTTTATGAAGAGTCAGGTCACTGACCCTcctgaagctctttccgcactccGTGCATTTATAAGGTTTCTCCTTTGAGTGAATCTTTTTATGGGAAGAAAGGTTGCTGCTTGTATGGAAGCTCTTTTCACACTCcagacatttatatggtttctcccctgtgtggacccTTTTATGGGAAACAAGGGAACTGATCTGACGAAAGTTCTTTCCACACTtcgtgcatttatatggcttctcccctgtgtggatccttttatgggaagtaaaggCAGGTCTCCACCTGAatctttttccacactccatgcatctgTATGGTTTCTCTCCCACACAATCTTTTTTGTGTAGAGAAAAAGGGAACGTCTGGCTGGAAGCCTTCCCATCCGCCATGCATTCATGCTGTTTTCCTGTAGTGAGTTTTGGGCAGCTgttcttccttccattttctgaCTGGTTTCTCTTCTGGATTCTTGGTTCCCTTTGATCTGCAAGCATCTCTTTTCTCACTTTCTGACTGGTCCTTTGGAACGGCCcatctttctcttgttcttgCTCATTAGCTCctgaggggggaaaaatgaaaattttGGCAAGacttgggaaataaaataaaacacgtAGAAATAACTAATCTTCCTGCTGAATTTCTGCCAATCCTAGCAAATTTCAACAGAGGTCAGATTGGATGTAGTAAGGAATCACTGGAAGATTACTTTTAGGTGTGCCCGGAGGGACAACCGGAGAAAGGAGAGAGCCAGTGACACCTCGATTGCTATCCGTTTTTTCCTACTGAGCCTCAATCACCTGCCATTTCCTATTCATTCGACTCTGAATACAACTACGCAGTTGCAGAGAAATACGTCTTGCCGTCAGTCACCTAGTAACCCTAAATCAAATGACTGCATAGAGAAAAACTGCGACACGGCTAGGAACCCAGGGCTCAGGATGATAAATCAAAAGGCAGGTGGGAAATGACCCTAAGAGTGAGACTGAGAAAACACCAATGGTTGCTGGGCAAATGTGAACGTGGTGGGGGTTAGGACCATTTTCCTCGGGCATCAAGAGGACAATCTATGATTTCACATCATCTAAGGAAGAAATTATTGACCTTCCCAGATTTTCTTCTCCCAGCCATGCCTTTTCTTAGAGGGCAGGGCAGAGCAGGGGCCCTTACTCAGAGAGGCCACATTCCTCAGGttctccagcatgacttcccGATGCAGGGCTTTTTGGTGGGGATCCAGCTGAGAccactcctcctcggagaaaTGCACAGCTATCTCCTCAAGGGACACGTGACCctggaaaaggggggaaaaagattcCCATTAATAGAAAAGATTTGGAAGTTCTCCCCCTTTGTTCACAGTCCCAAAATAGAGACGTGCAAGAGATTAAATGGGTATTATTTTGCAGGATGCAGAACTGCAGGTGACAAAACAGACAAGAGCTCCCAACCTCTGTCTAACAGGACATTACGGGCAGCCTTTATCAACCAGACTGATCTGAAATGACTTTCAGCACCACTCAGGCAAAGGAGCCACGGTATCTGTCTAGATCAATGGGCCAAAGGCCTTCGGACACGTCACTTATCAGCGGTTGGGATCCTTCCTTTAGTTGCTAAAGGAGCTGCTGAGGGGTTCCTGCCTAACTCTTTGCACAACGGCACACGTCCAGTCCCATTTTCAGTCTAGGAAAAACAGACCCAATGATACATTGAGAATTAGGAATAAAGCCCGGCCCGGACATTTCTGGGAGAGTCGCAACTTTAAAACACTCCCACGTAAACCTTGCAATCAGGGAGTCTGATCGATCCATAACAATTGGATCATTAACTTATTTACCGTATGCATGGAATTAACACAGTGATCCATTTTAAAATTGGTATTCATTGTGAGGCGGCATTCGTTTCAGAAAAAGCtatgaaataaagtaaaaatatggataaaaatagcaataaaaagaacaaacaccGACTCTAGGACAACCTGCAGtgtgaagaaaaaggagaaaggtcCCTGTAACAGGAAAAGAAGgcaacagaagaaggagaagtcTAAGGAAATCTGAAAAGGAAACCAAATAAAAGGCTAACTGAAATCAGAGCTAGGAGACAGAAAAGGAAATCGAAAAAAACCTCTACCGAGAAGACTGCCAATAAAAATTGTGCCGAAACTGCACTCTTACACAAGGTCTAAGCTACATCAGAAGCTGAATGATAATCCGCTACTCCAAagttttatttacacacacacacatccgtgtgtgtgtctgtgtgtgtccgtgtatgaaaaagaaaatggagctcTTGATGTCTCCATCATTCTCGGTGAGAATGATTGCTGTGTTTCAATCTCAGCACGAGTTCCATCCTATTTTCACATCACTGGCAGCCAAAGCAGGATCGTGACATGTTCTCACTCCACGTGCAGTAAAAAGCAGAAAACCAGAGGACACAGAATAGCCGTCTTCGACCCTTTTTGCCCACCGCTTGATGAACAAGTTCATAAATTCTTTACACTTTTCAACTGCCTTGGGAACCGATTATGGAAAGATCCTTAATTTTTCCCAGCAGATGATCTAGAAAGCTGCAAATCATCTGTCAGCCTTCGAAGAAACTCCTCCCCTCCATTAGATTCACTCtatgaaaaaaaaactgcagtctCAACAAACATTGATGCGGAAGAGAGAGGTCCCTCGCTTCCCTGTACTTGCCACCTTCTACCTTTATCATGACGTTTTATTGTAATTCCTTTGATTGTTGTGGCACACCCAGAGCCATTGAGAGTCACGTGGCACGCAACTGAATCAATTACTACTATTTTACTGTGTACAGatgagaaacttttaaaaattaatgtgacTTCTAAAGAAGCATCTCTCAAGGCAgacatcttattttattttattctattctatctCAGGAAGGAGGCTGACCTGATTGTGACCGAATTGCCCCCTTCCATGTCATTTTGGAAAAGCAACATTATACCCTCCTGCTACCTGAGCTGCAGATTCAGCTGCTTTTTCTGATCCACCATAAAGAGGAGAAAATCCCACAAATAGGACCGACATTGTTGCATTCCCTGTAAGGAGACAAAGAGGCGagagcagacttttttttttttttttttaaagcataatgaATATAGGGAGATATTTTCCCAAGAGAATCCAGAGCATGAGAGAGAGCTGGAATTTCTCTGGGGAAATTCTGCTGGCTTGGAAAGACCTTGTCTTACCTCCTGGGAAATCCCATCCTTGATCTTTCTTGGAGAGCCCTCCGAAACAGAGCTCCTGAGAGGGATCTGCCAGATCCCTTCTTCTCCTGGGATGTCCACTGACTTCCGCTAAGAAGGACCTCGGGATCTAATTGACCAAGTAgagcaaaggagaaaaatgagGGAACAGCACACAGGAAGTAGGATCTCCTTCTTTCCAACTAACGAACTCCCCCTATGTCCATCgatagggaagggagggaggaatggacGAACTGGAGAGTGGACTCTGACTTTGAGTGGCCTTTCCCCCCAGCTCCCGTGGGGGTGTCTTCACTGGACACGGCTCCTCGTGTTAGCTCAAGGCTCGTGTTAGCTCAGCCACACACGTGCTACATCAGGATGACGTGTGGTTGTCCCCTGGCGGTGGCTAATTCATCCGTGAGAAGAGGGGATGGTCCCACCAATGCTCAAGCAGACGCTGACTTACCCCCTCCTCAGGAAGACATCACTGGACTGGGCCGTTTTGAACCATTTCTCTCCTATCTCCAACTCCCCCGCCGCTCTCAGTACCTTCCCCTGCTCCACTAGGCCTGGCAGGAGCGGCATTCTTGGGGTCCCATCACTCAGAGAGTGTCATCCAGGGGGACGCAGAACGTGGGCCTTGTCTgaacctgccctctgaaacaccccccccccccgagagtaCAGCGGCCCCAACCTTGCCAGTGTTCCCAGGCATGCGAATTGGGAGGTGAGCCTGCGAGATGTCGCTCTTCTATCGGTCATCGGGGTTGTCCCCGGTTACCATTATAGGTGTTATCATCCTGACGGCTGTTTTAGCGTTCTCTTTTCATCTGAtgttaactgcccagagctgCTAGGACGACCGGCTGAAGAGCTCCGAACACCCCCCGGGAGGTGCAGTGGAACCGCTCGCCGACGGAGCTCGCCGTGTTAGTAAGGGCGGAAGACTCTGCTCTAGGCTAGGGAAGAGCCCGACTACACCTTCAGAGCATGCCCTTCTCTCACCTGCCGCTCCTGCCGCTCCTCCGCCCGGCTCAGCaggaagccctcggccagggccaccgcctggcagCTGGTCTCGGCtccgcactcccgcacccagcgctCCGCCTCTGCGGGCAGGACGGCCAGGAACCGCTCCAGGACCACCAGGTCCAGCATCCGCGCCTTGCTGTGTCTTTCTGGCTGCAGCCACTGGCGGCAAAGGCGGTGGAGGCGGCTGCACGTCTCTCGCGGCCCCTGGGCTTCCGGCCGGGGGGCCTTCCCGAAGTGCCCGGGCTGCACCCCCGCCCTGCCGGCGCCCCCCTGCGGGACCTCCCGCCCAGCTCCCGCCCGGCTCCCCCGACGGCTCCCCGGCGGAGCAGCAGGCGGTGCCCCCCCGCCCGCCGCCCCTGCTGCGCGCCGCGCCTCCATCGCGCCTCTCTCCGGCGCAGCCCGCGGGACGCCCCCCCGCGCCTCCTGGACCGCTTCACGCCCGGGGCGCATCCTGCTCGGAGCCGCGGAGCCGCGCCCGACCCGCGCTAAGCGTCACGGGCCCGCGGCCGAGGGGCCGGCGAGCTTCTCCCGGCCTTCCCGGCCCGTCCCCTGCGGCCTCTCCGACGGCTCGCCGCGGCGCCCCCTAGTGGTTGCTCTGCAGAAGGCAAGGGGGCCGGCAGGGAGGGGGCGAAGGGGTTGTGCGGAAAAGCCTCCCCACCGCCGGCAGCCCACCTCCCGGGACTCAGGACGCAGCCGAGGGGCGCGCCCGCTCCGCTCCCCACGGAAAGGCTCCCACCCACCTCCGGGCCTCCCTCCCCGCAGGGCCTCGCCAGCGGCCGCGGGCGTCTCTTCCTGCCCCGCTCCGCCACAGCCCCCACGTGCCACCCGCCCGCTGCTCGTGCGCATGCCCCGTTCCCTCCTGAGGCTCGGGGGCTGCCGGCGGTGGGGAGGCTTTTCCGCACAACCCCTTCGCCCCCTCCCTTGCCGGCCCCCTTGCCTTCTGCAGAGCAACCACTAGGGGGCGCCGCGGCGAGCCGTCGGAGAGGCCGCAGGGGACGGGCCGGGAAGGCCGGGAGAAGCTCGCCGGCCCCTCGGCCGCGGGCCCGTGACGCTTAGCGCGGGTCGGGCGCGGCTCCGCGGCTCCGAGCAGGATGCGCCCCGGGCGTGAAGCGGTCCAGGAGGCGCGGGGGGGCGTCCCGCGGGCTGCGCCGGAGAGAGGCGCGATGGAGGCGCGGCGCGCAGCAGGGGCGGCGGGCGGGGGGGCACCGCCTGCTGCTCCGCCGGGGAGCCGTCGGGGGAGCCGGGCGGGAGCTGGGCGGGAGGTCCCGCAGGGGGGCGCCGGCAGGGCGGGGGTGCAGCCCGGGCACTTCGGGAAGGCCCCCCGGCCGGAAGCCCAGGGGCCGCGAGAGACGTGCAGCCGCCTCCACCGCCTTTGCCGCCAGTGGCTGCAGCCAGAAAGACACAGCAAGGCGCGGATGCTGGACCTGGTGGTCCTGGAGCGGTTCCTGGCCGTCCTGCCCGCAGAGGCGGagcgctgggtgcgggagtgcggaGCCGAGACCAGctgccaggcggtggccctggccgagggcttcctGCTGAGCCGGGCGGAGGAGCGGCAGGAGCGGCAGGTGAGAGAAGGGCATGCTCTGAAGGTGTAGTCGGGCTCTTCCCTAGCCTAGAGCAGAGTCTTCCGCCCTTACTAACACGGCGAGCTCCGTCGGCGAGCGGTTCCACTGCACCTCCCGGGGGGTGTTCGGAGCTCTTCAGCCGGTCGTCCTAGcagctctgggcagttaacaTCAGATGAAAAGAGAACGCTAAAACAGCCGTCAGGATGATAACACCTATAATGGTAACCGGGGACAACCCCGATGACCGATAGAAGAGCGACATCTCGCAGGCTCACCTCCCAATTCGCATGCCTGGGAACACTGGCAAGGTTGGGGCCGCTGtactctcgggggggggggtgtttcagagggcaggttcAGACAAGGCCCACGTTCTGCGTCCCCCTGGATGACACTCTCTGAGTGATGGGACCCCAAGAATGCCGCTCCTGCCAGGCCTAGTGGAGCAGGGGAAGGTACTGAGAGCGGCGGGGGAGTTGGAGATAGGAGAGAAATGGTTCAAAACGGCCCAGTCCAGTGATGTCTTCCTGAGGAGGGGGTAAGTCAGCGTCTGCTTGAGCATTGGTGGGACCATCCCCTCTTCTCACGGATGAATTAGCCACCGCCAGGGGACAACCACACGTCATCCTGATGTAGCACGTGTGTGGCTGAGCTAACACGAGCCTTGAGCTAACACGAGGAGCCGTGTCCAGTGAAGACACCCCCACGGGAGCTGGGGGGAAAGGCCACTCAAAGTCAGAGTCCACTCTCCAGTTCgtccattcctccctcccttccctatcGATGGACATAGGGGGAGTTCGTTAGTTGGAAAGAAGGAGATCCTACTTCCTGTGTGCTGTTCCctcatttttctcctttgctcTACTTGGTCAATTAGATCCCGAGGTCCTTCTTAGCGGAAGTCAGTGGACATCCCAGGAGAAGAAGGGATCTGGCAGATCCCTCTCAGGAGCTCTGTTTCGGAGGGCTCTCCAAGAAAGATCAAGGATGGGATTTCCCAGGAGGTAAGACAAGGTCTTTCCAAGCCAGCAGAATTTCCCCAGAGAAATTCCAGCTCTCTCTCATGCTCTGGATTCTCTTGGGAAAATATCTCCCTATATtcattatgctttaaaaaaaaaaaaaaaaaagtctgctctCGCCTCTTTGTCTCCTTACAGGGAATGCAACAATGTCGGTCCTATTTGTGGGATTTTCTCCTCTTTATGGTGGATCAGAAAAAGCAGCTGAATCTGCAGCTCAGGTAGCAGGAGGGTATAATGTTGCTTTTCCAAAATGACATGGAAGGGGGCAATTCGGTCACAATCAGGTCAGCCTCCTTCCTGagatagaatagaataaaataaaataagatgtcTGCCTTGAGAGATGCTTCTTTAGAAgtcacattaatttttaaaagtttctcatCTGTACACAGTAAAATAGTAGTAATTGATTCAGTTGCGTGCCACGTGACTCTCAATGGCTCTGGGTGTGCCACAACAATCAAAGGAATTACAATAAAACGTCAT
This window contains:
- the LOC134491916 gene encoding zinc finger protein 91-like isoform X10 — translated: MLADQREPRIQKRNQSENGRKNSCPKLTTGKQHECMADGKASSQTFPFSLHKKDCVGEKPYRCMECGKRFRWRPAFTSHKRIHTGEKPYKCTKCGKNFRQISSLVSHKRVHTGEKPYKCLECEKSFHTSSNLSSHKKIHSKEKPYKCTECGKSFRRVSDLTLHKGIHTPEKSYKCRECGKSFHTSRRLTSHQTIHTGEKPFQCPVCGKSFRVFWSLTSHKRTHTGEKPHKCMECGKSFTQSSDLISHRRIHTGEKPYKCRDCGKIFRKSSSLASHKRIHTGEKPYKCTVCGKSFKNSSSLSSHKRVHTGEKPYHCMECGKSFTQSSSFTSHKRIHSGEKTYKCTECGKSFRRSSDLTYHKRIHTGEKAYKCIECGKSFSMSSSLASHKRIHTGEKAYKCMECGKGFRWNSALASHKMIHTGEKPYKCVECGKSFQNSSNLLTHKRVHTGEKPYNCMECGMNFRRNTDLISHKRIHTGEKPYKCMECGKSFSMSTNLTSHKRIHMKQKPYKCMDCGKSFTQNGNLTSHKRIHTGEKAYKCLECGKSFRWSSALASHKRIHTGDKPYTCTDCGKSFTQNVQLTSHKRIHTGEKPYKCTVCGKNFSKSGHLTSHKRIHSGEKPYKCTECGKSFSQSGTLNSHRRIHMRENPLKFVEFGKS
- the LOC134491916 gene encoding zinc finger protein 91-like isoform X9 — translated: MSVLFVGFSPLYGGSEKAAESAAQGHVSLEEIAVHFSEEEWSQLDPHQKALHREVMLENLRNVASLRANEQEQEKDGPFQRTSQKVRKEMLADQREPRIQKRNQSENGRKNSCPKLTTGKQHECMADGKASSQTFPFSLHKKDCVGEKPYRCMECGKRFRWRPAFTSHKRIHTGEKPYKCTKCGKNFRQISSLVSHKRVHTGEKPYKCLECEKSFHTSSNLSSHKKIHSKEKPYKCTECGKSFRRVSDLTLHKGIHTPEKSYKCRECGKSFHTSRRLTSHQTIHTGEKPFQCPVCGKSFRVFWSLTSHKRTHTGEKPHKCMECGKSFTQSSDLISHRRIHTGEKPYKCRDCGKIFRKSSSLASHKRIHTGEKPYKCTVCGKSFKNSSSLSSHKRVHTGEKPYHCMECGKSFTQSSSFTSHKRIHSGEKTYKCTECGKSFRRSSDLTYHKRIHTGEKAYKCIECGKSFSMSSSLASHKRIHTGEKAYKCMECGKGFRWNSALASHKMIHTGEKPYKCVECGKSFQNSSNLLTHKRVHTGEKPYNCMECGMNFRRNTDLISHKRIHTGEKPYKCMECGKSFSMSTNLTSHKRIHMKQKPYKCMDCGKSFTQNGNLTSHKRIHTGEKAYKCLECGKSFRWSSALASHKRIHTGDKPYTCTDCGKSFTQNVQLTSHKRIHTGEKPYKCTVCGKNFSKSGHLTSHKRIHSGEKPYKCTECGKSFSQSGTLNSHRRIHMRENPLKFVEFGKS